The genomic window TCAACATTTTCCTGCAGTCCGCGATCGATTTGAGCAAGATCGTGGCGAGCGTTGTAAACGAGAGTGTTAACCTCTGCGAGGTCGGCCTCTACCTGCTCTGCAGTAGATTTAGCAAGGTCCGCTTCCTGCGAGTGAAAATCAAATCGATCTAGGGCTTCGACCTTAGCCTTAACACCATCACGAAGTACGGCCACATTAGCCTTCAGTTTCTCAAACTCAGGTGCGGAGACCGTTACTTCTGCCTGGAGTTGCTCCTGCTTTTGTTCAAGCTCCAAGACAAAATCGTCCGCTTTGTATTTTGCTTTGACCAGCTTTCCGTTGAATCCTAGTATATCCGCAAGGTAAGGCTTCCAGTCGGCATGTTTACCCCGACTGAATTTGGCCAGCTGAAAGACATCACCGTAGTCTTTCTGACTTCTTAAAAAATACGTAACCCCCTTGCGATACTCCCAGGGCTTAATCGATGTCAGCCCTAGGAATCCATCCAGCATTACGCGAGCACGCTTAAAGGTAATACGGGCATGATCCCACTGAAGATCGTCTAGGCAGGAGAAGTCCTGATGAGAGGACGAGTGGCGTTTAAATGATATCTTCGTCGGCTCTGAAACAGAACGGCGAATTGTTATATAGCCCCCGACATGCGTACGCAATTCCAGGTAAAACGTGAACTTTCCAAACCGCGTTCTTTGCGTCTTTAAGAAGTGGTTCTTTCCCATATTGCAGAGCAGTCCAAAGTCTATTACCTCGATCAGCAGTGACTTACCTAGGCAGTGAGAATGCTTATTCGGATCTTTAGGATATTGGACACGAGCAAGTATCGCATTCAGTCCGTCCCCAAAGTCGATGGGTTCAAACAACTCTGGTAGATTTGTATATAGGCGACTTAGTTTCATTTCTTCCCTTTAGGGTGAATGTATTCAAAGCAGTCGGTTTGGGAGTGGTATTCTATGCGCCCCAGGAGATAGAGAAAGTGAATCGTCGGCAGAAAGACAACATCACCATCGTTGCCCAACGGCTCGAGAGATTGCTTTAACTCTGAGTAACTGCATATGCGGTGTCGCTGCAGGCTCTTCAGTAGAATACTGGCGGCCCGTAGCACACACGAATTCAAGTTCAAATGTTTAGCGGCCCGGATCACTCT from Pontiella desulfatans includes these protein-coding regions:
- a CDS encoding ABC-three component system middle component 8, yielding MIRAAKHLNLNSCVLRAASILLKSLQRHRICSYSELKQSLEPLGNDGDVVFLPTIHFLYLLGRIEYHSQTDCFEYIHPKGKK